The Cucurbita pepo subsp. pepo cultivar mu-cu-16 chromosome LG08, ASM280686v2, whole genome shotgun sequence genome contains a region encoding:
- the LOC111800686 gene encoding probable WRKY transcription factor 48: MEKKFEDSLMGSATSTGIYSQTVFSDEFPVGGSGFSGVFDLPCDDDHKASCCSSSSFDLFGGGIGFHDFYNPSSMFDLLSTTAPPLQPPLSSPSSTVPESSEVLNAPTTPNSSSVSNSSSNEASPIEEVDKNKTSKMLKPKKNQKKQRERRFAFMTKSDIDHLDDGYRWRKYGQKAVKNSPYPRSYYRCTTSQCGVKKRVERSSSDHSIVITTYEGQHTHQSPVMPRGSIRILSESTNCLVADHDVATTGILFQHNVPGQPFMYNPLQPFLTNDSSFLSPRPPPSSVPPPSLSSRASLLQDNGLLQDLVPLQVRKEPKDEQNG, encoded by the exons atggagaaaaaatttgaagactCGTTGATGGGGTCGGCTACTTCCACCGGAATTTACTCTCAAACGGTGTTTTCCGACGAGTTTCCGGTGGGTGGTTCGGGTTTTTCCGGTGTGTTCGACCTGCCATGTGATGATGATCATAAAgcttcttgttgttcttcttcttcttttgacttGTTTGGTGGTGGGATTGGATTCCATGATTTCTATAATCCTTCTTCTATGTTCGATTTGCTTTCTACTACTGCTCCCCCCCTTCAGCCGCCGCTTTCCTCGCCGTCCTCCACCGTCCCGGAGTCCTCCGAGGTGCTTAATGCTCCGACGACGCCTAATTCTTCCTCCGTTTCTAATTCCTCCTCCAATGAAGCTTCTCCTATTGAAGAGGTCGACAAGAACAAGACTTCCAAAAT GTTGAAGCCAAAGAAGAACCAGAAGAAGCAAAGAGAACGGAGATTTGCTTTCATGACAAAGAGTGATATCGATCATCTCGACGACGGTTATCGATGGAGGAAGTACGGTCAAAAGGCCGTGAAGAACAGTCCTTATCCtag AAGTTATTATCGTTGCACGACGTCACAATGCGGTGTGAAGAAGAGGGTGGAACGGTCATCGAGCGACCATTCAATCGTCATCACAACGTACGAAGGCCAACACACCCACCAAAGTCCGGTAATGCCACGAGGAAGCATTCGAATCCTATCGGAATCAACCAATTGCCTCGTTGCCGATCACGACGTTGCCACCACCGGAATTCTGTTCCAACACAACGTTCCCGGCCAACCCTTCATGTATAACCCTCTGCAACCGTTTCTAACAAATGATTCATCGTTCTTGAGTCCTCGTCCTCCTCCATCTTCCGTTCCACCGCCATCGTTGTCGTCTCGAGCTTCCTTGCTTCAAGACAATGGACTTCTGCAGGACTTGGTGCCATTGCAAGTGAGGAAGGAAccaaaagatgaacaaaatggatga